The stretch of DNA ttgtttttgagtctttacaggtttttagcatgaaaggagcaaaatggagcaatttggatcattttggagcaataATCTGGAGGAAATCAGCTTGGAGTCGAATATGAGagagggcatcgatcgacactagagagcatcgatcgacacccttgttgCCAACGAGAAAagagccaaatttggaagttttacaaattgcccgaagttttccatatttgcaagactagtccctgacgtgttttaggacatatatatatagtttttaggttttcaaaacccttaagttttattctaccaagttttattttttctgcaaccctgagagatttttgagagctattggagagagagatctgctttgagagaagaatttcttgaactccttccTTACTCTTTTAAATTCAATTgcatattattcagaattatgtcttgttcttcattgattatgtctgagtaatttgcttgttaggtttagggtttttcacagggattttatgaattattagatctgtttatttaggattctttatctatctagatcttcatcttaggttgttcttcatattaatccttgattggccatctagaattaataccctaggaaaataaattgatatgagaatataattgattttcctgataaaaccttttgatgagcaaaattatttattgcaaagagatttgatttaataattttgtgagcaatctaaacctgattttattgctgatttattacctagaattttacaaagagatttggattttctggttttaaatttagatattatttgcagtgagaactgatttaatttacaaaagtgtttagagttctagatctgttcttaattgtttgaatcctaatttattgattgatttaatatttcataatttcctgagaaattccctaggcttagctttttgatccattgaatttacaacagttttatttaatatttttgcattgcttatctttatttaaatcaatttgtttagcataattataaaactctataatttattgtgtagtcttgagtccttgtggaatttgacccctaagtactgcattgatctcttaatttgagagagtagctctagggttaatttgagcatatcaactTCGCTTCTCTCTGGTTATCTTCCTCACTTGGGAAGCTTTGTTGGCCtggaaaaactaaaaaacagaGTCTTCTCCTTCCATCTTGAGGATTAAGGAAATATGAATACTATGACAGCTAGAAGGAACCTAAAATCTTTTCCTAACTTGATGGCTCTTAGGATTCGATAAAAGTGACTGCTTAAACACTACACTTGTtccccttgtttttttttcttaatttctttcttgGCAAGGGATCATATTTAGGTCTATTACACTTGTAAAACCTCAACATTTTCAATATCAGTTTTTAGAtttgtgtttttagttttgagaTTTTAGAACTTCGTTTTATATTTTGctattagatttttgttttaaaagccCCCTAAAACCACTTTTCTGAAAGATTCTCAtaattaaacaacatttttttttttttatagatgaGAGGTTATGATAAGAGAGCCCCATTGCACATGCTCTTGTAATACATAAGCAAGCTGCTGTTGAAAATTGGTTAATATCTTATATACGTGTGTTGTGTACGATAATAATTAGTAAACCAGAATATTGTGAAGAGAAATGAAAGATGTATTGTATTGGAACAATCTTCATGATACatgtataaatatttcatttatattgaACCCCATCACtgataaatttttcaaaaacttagTTTTTATTCATCTGTTTATTGATAAAATTACTTCACTCATTAGCATTAATCTTATTAGGGTTACTACAAAgcaaatatttctttaaaaatctGACCACCAACGCCCTACGTGATGTGGTTTTACTCCTCGTACATTTTTTCGCAACCTTCTTCCTACATCCTCTAAAACATCTTCGATCACTGTCCTcgttttcctcttttcttgaGAACGTATAGCTCCTAAGGTACATTTGTCTACAAGATATGCTCTCAATCGCTGTGGTACGACCCTGGCTACCTCCGTGGCTGATTGACTGTATGAACTCCACCTCTGCAGCTGGCCACTTGTGAATTTTGGCTAAAGTTGTACCCGGCCGGCCCCCAGTGGCATCATTTTCGACGTTTACACAGTCACTTATGCATTTGGAAGCCATGGCCGccgaatcttttttttttctctttgttaacGTTAGGTTTGGCTTTGTATAATTAAGATGTAATGTTTTGGTATAATGGGacatatggatatatatatatatatatatataatgatggCGAGATATTTGTGGTAATAAAATTAGAGTTGACTGAAAAGTAAGACTCAATTAGAGTGACTTCCATAATCAATCCTCCTTAATCAAGAATTGTGtgtatatacatttattttacaTGTCATCCATAGTCAaggataatttttttcaaaattgttaattataatcAGATATTTGGGTATAATAAAGGAAAGATTGGAAACATTTGACTGACTCCGAACAGAAACGGAAAGATGTGACAACAAATTTATGTCCTGCTAATATTTTGTTGAATACAAAGTATCCAACAACCATACTATATGTGCTGTACACTGACTCACAATAAGAGACATTCTTATTACCCAACCAGATTACTGAAGTTGCTCGGTCAACCCGAAGACCTAGTTATGATACAACCTAACCTTATCAGTCCATGCGAAACATAATTACACAATGACCGTGATTAGTATTTAGCACTAATTGAAATAAGCATCAGTGATGATATCAGACTAAAACTCATATATAAGGCATCCTATGACTGTTAATTATCTTAGTTTCGTCAGAATTGGACTAGCATCATACACAATACTTTTATGACATATTCATTCTGCATGATTACACTGATTTGAAAACATAGTGGATAGATAAGATTTTAGATTCTTAACCGTGTATCTAAATCTGATGTATGTTGTGTAATATGTATactgaaaagtgaaaaatgaaatgaaagcTGTTGGGACAAAATACATTTGTCACTTGTAACCGTTAGATAATAACGGTTTATCAGTTTTCTTCAACGTCTATTTATTGTTATCACTTCGAGCCTGAGTTTACAAAGTTACAGAGAAACCATATACAATACATACATAATCAATAAATACTCGTCTTAATCGATAACCAACGGGTGTCTTTGTAAATAAACGGTAGATTGTTATTTCTGATGGTAAACTGATACTCCTATGTTTTAAACTATATGATGgtttagagattttattttatttcattataaaagatgctttacaaatttttatacaaattataaatgatttgatattttatggCTATTTTGATTTTACTGTCTTTTTTGTAACAAGTTGTGCATTTAACTTAAACCatgatattttttgaaatagagAGAGTATTATTTAATGGGAAAATGACatccacacccactttctcctaaagtattgacacttacacccactttctactatccctatacttttcttatgtcaaattacaacttacaccctctaactaaactaaccttctctttctactttttgttttccttctcatctctctctctaacttttctctttcttttctaatattttttttctttaatatttattttttattttcattactaaattttaagtttagtaactttagttggtgataaacatactaaattttaagtttagtaactttagttgttgacaaacaaaaaaagttaaccttataccctaaatcttaaatcctaacaCCACATAGACACTAAATCCATATAAGCCCAAAAACGTCAaccttataccctaaatcttaaatcctaaaccaccctaaactatggtgatgtttgaacatgcaacaaacttgtcaataaatttcatctggattgcttgtccacgtggtcagagtttggtggataggcttagagattaataatgaccatgtttgttgtgtagtatgcttctagtgacacttctaagttctaatatctctaattctagcttaaaaatagtacaaaaacatttggctaaaagacatctaagtggctaaactatagtgatgtttgaacatgcaacaaacttgtcaataaatttcatctggattgcttgtccacgtggtcagaatttggtggataggctttgagattaataatgaccatgtttattgtgtagtatgcttctagtgacacttctaagttctaatatacctacttctagctgaaaaatagtacaaaaacatttagctaaaagaaatctatgtggctaatttattttggacaaatttctgctcatgtaaagaatgagcaagatattataagataagtatccataactactaatccacatgattgatattcaatgttctaaataaatcaatgttgttaatttttattttgtttattaaccacttatgagtgtatatgtttctggaccaacacaaaatatgaagcaaggagctcatggtgtctatggatttaattgtgtggatgttgtatgatgattctttggtctgtctacattggtatccacaaaaaaatatccacatgatcacatccatagccaccattcaactgctattcttcagcttaatgtctagatatgctttgtaaatccatggagacctatccacagtttttctatccactaaactttgtttttttttttaaagtgaatagttttggttttaggttcaagggtttatgttctaggatttaaaatttagaattaaagggttttgtacttatttggtctatgttgtgttatggataatatgctatggataaagatctaaccaaatttatgtatgtatattttgtatgaataaacacaagtaactatctattaacaatactgcaattgattatccacttataattgaacaaatgttcaacgactgatggatactgtataatctaaaaattcataaaaaatatagcaatatgtatcttaaaatgtagaaaatatataatcataacatattttatataaataaatagaaaatttgttttattataacaaataaatatattttactttgttaaagtgttaacaacaaaaaaagaagagaaaaagagagaaaagaaggagagggGCAAAATCGTCCATAATGtgtggacacataagcaaaaaacttggaaaagtaTAGGGAGAGtggaaagtgggtgtgggtgacacaactcacacccaaagtgggtgtgggtgtcaTTTTCCCTTATTTAATTACGGCAAGTCAATAAAATAAATGGTGGTAAGTCGTTATTTATGAGGGTATCTCGATACTATTAATGTAAGTTATTTCCTTGAAACAAATTGTTTCCTACATTTTAACGATATTTGCCGTAAGAAAtcgatcattttttttatttaactagatattcacccgcggtacaccgcggagctattttttaattaaaaaatgtaatttgttatatatatatataactaatgtttaatttatatatttttttaaatgtacaactttacaaatatagatatataatatagaaattagaaagtattttgttagtAGTATATAATTTCTAGGTGTACTAAAAGTAGGAATGTTATATCGACCACTATTActtaactatgtatgttttgttcatatatttatagaaaaatagatgttatattcataaaatataaacaaaccaataaactaattgacccgTAGTTCAACCGGTCCGACTAATTGACCCAGCAACCCGAAAGACTTCTGGTCAccttccggtccggttttaaaaacattgtcgTTTATTGATTAGGCCGATTGTCTAGGAAATGTCTGtatgaagaaaatattattttgtaaaattggaaacttaatattaattaaattaattataaacttaatacttaatgttaaagagAGTAGTTCCAattcttttggaaaatttattaGGACATgaaatcttgtttccaaaaatcaaaattattaattaattaaaaataaattaataattaatgctaatggcatgcttgtaaataggttGCAACtccaggatttatttgctaaatgtctccaaaaatgtatatatagattactaaGAGGTTCTAGGCCTAGGTCCAGACATCTCTTCAGGCCAGGGACCAGAGCATTTTATATGGTCCCCTCCCAAGCGCCGTCCCTCGAACCTCGAACCGGCGACCTCTAGACTTTGCTAGAGAGTCTTTACCAGTTGAGTATCGATGCTTGGTAAACCATTTTCTTATTTACAGTAGCCCAGTGTTGATAATATTGCAGTATTGTCAATTTAACATGCTTAGACTGATGTATTTGTAATTATAGCGTTGATACAAAGTAACAATCTAATAGGAGATAACATTTCCTAATGTCCGCAAGTCCCAAAAGAACAGAAATATATGACATACAAAGCTATCTAGAACATTGAATATCTAAAGAAGTCGTGTCCCTATCCTAAGGAAACTAGGATTTGGACTTTAGATTTTGTAAGCGATtatgttggatatgggtttcatCCAATCTTATCAGGCCTCCATTCGGCCCATATAAAAAACAGTCAACGAAGCTTGTGGAAGAGTTGACTAGCCGAATAAAGTCACACTGGCCGAAAAATATGCTCTAGCGGCCCATTAAGCCATCGGCTCCACTACAAATGACCGCCGCCAAGACGTTTAGAATGGGAAACGGTGCCACATCAATCCCAAGGCAAGGGACTGATATGTCCCATCATCTATAAATACAGGAAGGCCCCAAACCAGCAAGGACATGAATTTAACTGGAGTAGGAGTCAGGATATAATCCGATTCTAATTCTAAGTGATTAAGTTGGATTAGCGAATACGATTTTGTAATTAGCCGATCGACTTtaattgacattgctataatcTTGCCGATAGTCTTAATAAAAAGTCCTCTATTTTAACTTTTAGCCcttatcaatacaataaaagtaggATGTGTTTCTCTCCAAtgttgacacctcagctttttagTTGAAGGAAGAgctgacacatcagttaaaatgtGTAACCAATCatattataacattaatacagATCAGTACTAATTTTGCTTACATGTCATCATCATTCCATTGATCTCACCTTTCTCTACCGCGCATCACTAAAACGGATTCGTTTTAGGTTCTTCCTTTAATCCTAACTCTAGCCGCCATGGGAATCAAACTCGCCTATTCTCCGTCGAAGAAAATTTATCTGTTCACCTTCGGTCGTACGGTGCTGATGGAAACCTCTTCCTAGACAAAAAGGTGCCACACTGTGACCGATTGATAAAGCTCTTTGAAGCATCTTCGGAAACTTTGTGGActtgttgctgttgttggaaCCTTTTTCCATTTGTTTGTAAAATTGCTAAACAGAGAATAGAACATAGCAGAATGGGaggagagaaggaaaaaaatgaataaggAAGAGAAATAAGCCAAAGGAGACAGATCAAAGGAAACATAGCACAAACGGTTCTTGTTTCACCATAAAGAGGACACAAAACTCCACCTTGGTTTGAACGTACAAACCAAACTTGATTCCCTTTTTGAGAATCTGAATAAGAGAAGCACTTAAGAACCTTTTAACACCTGTTCAAAAACCTGCAACTTCAATGTCTCTgcataaattacaaaatacaGACCAAATACTCAGAAAACTGATCCATACACAAGAAAATAATCACCAACACATGATATTTGTGTATCTTATGCAGATGCAAAGAGAGATTGTATAAATCCAAAGTCTCACTAACACATATTGTACCTGTATTTTTATTGATACTTTGATTTTTGACCACAGGATGGCGAAGAACACTGCAAATATCACACACAAACATATTCTCATCATTGTCATATGTAGAGATTGtacctcaacaaaaaaaaaaaccaacatgaATCTCGCACATTTCAAACAAACCAGCCTAAGATTGTACCTCTGTTCAATCACAACCTAGCTACTTTCTTCCAAGAACTACATTACATTTGGTTACCTTATC from Camelina sativa cultivar DH55 chromosome 9, Cs, whole genome shotgun sequence encodes:
- the LOC104715327 gene encoding uncharacterized protein LOC104715327 translates to MASKCISDCVNVENDATGGRPGTTLAKIHKWPAAEVEFIQSISHGGSQGRTTAIESISCRQMYLRSYTFSRKEENEDSDRRCFRGCRKKVAKKCTRSKTTSRRALVVRFLKKYLLCSNPNKINANE